One region of Anoplopoma fimbria isolate UVic2021 breed Golden Eagle Sablefish chromosome 10, Afim_UVic_2022, whole genome shotgun sequence genomic DNA includes:
- the LOC129097260 gene encoding sodium bicarbonate cotransporter 3-like isoform X3: MDEPSEQMRPLLRTGLDEEAIVDHGKSSFTTQTNYEREDLESHRAVYVGVHVPLGREGKRRHRHRGHKHHRKKKERDCEEGKEDGRESPTYDTPSQRVQFILGTEDDDLEHVPHDLFTELDELSFRHGSATEWKETARWLKFEEDVEDGGERWSKPYVATLSLHSLFELRSCILNGTVMLDMRANSIEEIADMLIDSMVASGQLKEDLRYNVREAMLKKHHHQNERKLSNRIPLVRSIADIGKKHSDPLLLERNGPLVSPNSLPNNLDGNKAVERRPSKVGVDMNFMKKIPPGAEASNVLVGEVDFLEKPIIAFVRLSPAVLITGLTEVPVPTRFLFLLLGPHGKGPQYHEIGRSMATLMTDEIFHDVAYKAKDRTDLLSGIDEFLDQVTVLPPGEWDPTIRIEPPKNVPSQMKRKRPSQPNGNASPSGEQEKEEDHAGPELQRTGRIFGGLVLDVKRKLPFYWSDIRDSLSLQCLASVLFLYCACMSPVITFGGLLGEATKGNISAIESLFGASLTGVAYSLFAGQPLTILGSTGPVLVFEKILFKFCKDYGLSYLSLRTSIGLWTAFMCLVLVATDASSLVCYITRFTEEAFAALICIIFIYEALEKLFHLGEHYPINMHSNLDNLTLYSCQCSAPVNASEELMQKWNSTGYSSDSIQWSSLNVSMCKTLHGEFVGDACGHQGPYIPDVLFWSIILFFTTFCLSSFLKQFKTERYFPTLVRSTISDFAVFITIMVMVLVDYLMGIPSPKLNVPDRFEPTSKNRGWLMDPLGVNPWWTLLVAALPALLCTILIFMDQQITAVIINRKEHKLKKGCGYHLDLLIVAIMLGVCSIMGLPWFVAATVLSISHVNSLKVESGCSAPGEQPKFLGIREQRVTGFMIFVLMGCSVFMTSVLKFIPMPVLYGVFLYMGVSSLKGIQFFDRIKLFGMPAKHQPDLIYLRYVPLWKVHVFTLVQLTCLVLLWVIKASAAAVVFPMMVLALVFIRKLLDFSFTKRELSWLDDLMPESKKKKEDDKKKKAQEKLASTAAFTQEEEARLYKEEERELKVNFEGSNLLNIPVKALSGSSESDPLVLNISDEMDKTSTWKAVNSSAESCVQPVKRSESQEKMACVRVDVSPETPGGCSTTETFL, from the exons ACACACCTTCCCAGCGGGTCCAGTTCATCCTGGGTACAGAGGACGATGACCTGGAGCACGTACCCCACGACCTCTTCACCGAGCTGGACGAGCTCTCCTTCAGACATGGCAGTGCCACTGAATGGAAGGAGACTGCCAG GTGGTTGAAGTTTGAAGAGGATGTGGAAGACGGCGGGGAGAGGTGGAGTAAGCCCTATGTGGCTACGTTGTCACTACACAGCTTATTTGAACTGCGGAGCTGCATACTCAACGGCACAGTCATGCTGGATATGAGGGCCAACAGTATCGAGGAAATTGCGG ACATGCTGATAGACAGCATGGTGGCATCGGGCCAGCTGAAAGAAGATTTGCGCTACAACGTCCGGGAAGCCATGCTGAAGAAGCACCACCACCAGAACGAGAGAAAACTCAGCAATCGCATCCCTCTGGTGCGCTCCATCGCTGACATAGGCAAGAAACATTCTGACCCGCTCTTGCTTGAACGAAACG GACCACTGGTGTCTCCGAACTCTCTCCCGAACAACCTGGATGGCAACAAGGCCGTGGAGAGGAGACCTTCCAAAGTAGGG GTGGACATGAATTTCATGAAAAAGATTCCTCCGGGTGCCGAAGCTTCCAACGTCCTGGTGGGAGAAGTGGACTTCCTGGAGAAGCCCATAATTGCTTTTGTACGACTGTCCCCTGCTGTCCTCATCACAGGCCTCACAGAGGTGCCGGTGCCCACGAG gTTTCTTTTCCTGCTTTTGGGTCCTCATGGCAAAGGGCCACAGTACCATGAGATTGGCCGATCCATGGCCACACTCATGACGGATGAG ATTTTCCACGATGTGGCATACAAGGCCAAAGACCGAACGGATCTCCTCTCGGGGATAGATGAGTTCCTTGATCAAGTGACTGTCCTGCCTCCTGGAGAATGGGACCCCACAATCCGGATTGAGCCCCCCAAGAACGTCCCATCTCAG atgaagaggaagagaccGTCCCAACCAAACGGCAATGCGTCTCCATCTGGAGagcaggaaaaggaggaggaccACGCTGGACCTGAGCTGCAGAGGACCGGAAG GATATTTGGAGGTCTGGTCCTGGACGTCAAGCGGAAGTTACCGTTCTACTGGAGCGACATCAGAGACTCCCTCAGTCTGCAGTGTCTGGCCTCCGTCCTGTTCCTCTACTGCGCCTGCATGTCCCCTGTCATCACATTTGGAGGTCTGCTCGGGGAGGCAACAAAAGGCAACATA AGTGCCATAGAGTCTCTGTTTGGGGCCTCACTGACGGGAGTGGCGTACTCCCTGTTTGCAGGCCAGCCCCTCACTATTCTTGGCAGCACGGGCCCCGTTTTAGTGTTTGAGAAGATCCTCTTCAAGTTCTGCAA GGACTATGGCCTGTCCTACCTGTCGCTGCGGACCAGCATTGGTCTGTGGACAGCCTTCATGTGTCTGGTCCTGGTGGCCACAGATGCCAGCTCCCTTGTCTGCTACATCACCCGCTTCACAGAGGAGGCCTTCGCTGCTCTCAtctgcatcatcttcatctaCGAGGCTCTGGAGAAGCTCTTCCACCTGGGAGAACACTACCCTATCAACATGCACAGCAACTTGGACAACCTTACCCTGTACTC GTGTCAGTGCTCAGCCCCGGTGAACGCCTCGGAGGAGCTCATGCAGAAGTGGAACAGCACCGGATACAGCTCAGACTCTATCCAATGGAGCAGCCTCAATGTGTCG ATGTGTAAGACGCTCCATGGGGAGTTTGTGGGTGATGCCTGCGGTCATCAGGGGCCCTACATCCCAGATGTTCTCTTCTGGtccatcatcctcttcttcaccaCCTTCTGCCTGTCCTCCTTCCTTAAGCAGTTCAAGACGGAGAGATATTTTCCCACACTG GTGCGATCCACTATCAGCGACTTCGCTGTGTTTATAACCATCATGGTCATGGTGTTGGTGGACTATCTGATGGGGATCCCTTCTCCTAAACTGAATGTCCCTGACCGCTTTGAG CCAACTTCAAAGAACAGAGGCTGGCTGATGGACCCGTTAGGAGTAAATCCCTGGTGGACGCTGCTGGTGGCGGCGCTTCCTGCCTTGCTCTGCACCATCCTCATCTTTATGGACCAGCAGATCACTGCAGTCATCATCAACCGCAAGGAGCACAAGCTCAAG AAAGGCTGTGGCTATCACCTGGATTTGCTGATAGTGGCAATAATGCTGGGTGTGTGCTCCATTATGGGCCTGCCGTGGTTCGTGGCTGCCACCgtcctctccatctcccacGTTAACAGCCTGAAGGTGGAGTCTGGCTGCTCCGCCCCTGGAGAGCAGCCCAAGTTTCTGGGCATCCGGGAGCAGCGGGTCACTGGATTCATGATCTTCGTCCTCATGGGCTGTTCTGTTTTTATGACATCGGTGCTCAAG tttattcctATGCCAGTCCTCTATGGAGTCTTTCTCTACATGGGTGTCTCCTCCCTCAAAGGCATTCAA TTCTTTGACAGAATCAAGCTGTTCGGCATGCCTGCCAAGCACCAGCCCGATCTGATCTACCTGCGCTACGTGCCGCTGTGGAAGGTCCATGTCTTCACTCTGGTGCAGCTCACCTGTTTGGTGCTGCTCTGGGTCATAAAGGCCTCCGCAGCAGCCGTCGTATTTCCCATGATG GTTCTGGCGCTGGTCTTTATCCGAAAGCTTCTGGACTTTTCCTTCACAAAGAGAGAGCTGAGCTGGCTGGATGACTTGATGCCAgaaagcaagaagaagaaagaggacgacaagaaaaagaaagcacaagaaAAGCTG GCTTCCACTGCTGCTTTCACTCAGGAAGAAGAGGCCAGACTGTacaaagaagaggagagggaactGAAGGTCAACTTTGAAGGCTCAAACCTTCTCAACATCCCAGTGAAAGCACTCTCGGGGAG TTCTGAATCTGACCCCTTGGTTTTAAATATCTCTGATGAAATGGACAAAACGTCAACATGGAAAGCAGTGAACTCGAGTGCAGAGTCATGTGTCCAACCTGTGAAGCGTAGTGAAAG CCAGGAGAAGATGGCCTGCGTTAGAGTCGACGTCAGCCCCGAAACACCAGGAGGGTGCTCCACTACCGAGACCTTCCTGTGA
- the LOC129097260 gene encoding sodium bicarbonate cotransporter 3-like isoform X4, giving the protein MDEPSEQMRPLLRTGLDEEAIVDHGKSSFTTQTNYEREDLESHRAVYVGVHVPLGREGKRRHRHRGHKHHRKKKERDCEEGKEDGRESPTYDTPSQRVQFILGTEDDDLEHVPHDLFTELDELSFRHGSATEWKETARWLKFEEDVEDGGERWSKPYVATLSLHSLFELRSCILNGTVMLDMRANSIEEIADMLIDSMVASGQLKEDLRYNVREAMLKKHHHQNERKLSNRIPLVRSIADIGKKHSDPLLLERNGPLVSPNSLPNNLDGNKAVERRPSKVDMNFMKKIPPGAEASNVLVGEVDFLEKPIIAFVRLSPAVLITGLTEVPVPTRFLFLLLGPHGKGPQYHEIGRSMATLMTDEIFHDVAYKAKDRTDLLSGIDEFLDQVTVLPPGEWDPTIRIEPPKNVPSQMKRKRPSQPNGNASPSGEQEKEEDHAGPELQRTGRIFGGLVLDVKRKLPFYWSDIRDSLSLQCLASVLFLYCACMSPVITFGGLLGEATKGNISAIESLFGASLTGVAYSLFAGQPLTILGSTGPVLVFEKILFKFCKDYGLSYLSLRTSIGLWTAFMCLVLVATDASSLVCYITRFTEEAFAALICIIFIYEALEKLFHLGEHYPINMHSNLDNLTLYSCQCSAPVNASEELMQKWNSTGYSSDSIQWSSLNVSMCKTLHGEFVGDACGHQGPYIPDVLFWSIILFFTTFCLSSFLKQFKTERYFPTLVRSTISDFAVFITIMVMVLVDYLMGIPSPKLNVPDRFEPTSKNRGWLMDPLGVNPWWTLLVAALPALLCTILIFMDQQITAVIINRKEHKLKKGCGYHLDLLIVAIMLGVCSIMGLPWFVAATVLSISHVNSLKVESGCSAPGEQPKFLGIREQRVTGFMIFVLMGCSVFMTSVLKFIPMPVLYGVFLYMGVSSLKGIQFFDRIKLFGMPAKHQPDLIYLRYVPLWKVHVFTLVQLTCLVLLWVIKASAAAVVFPMMVLALVFIRKLLDFSFTKRELSWLDDLMPESKKKKEDDKKKKAQEKLASTAAFTQEEEARLYKEEERELKVNFEGSNLLNIPVKALSGSSESDPLVLNISDEMDKTSTWKAVNSSAESCVQPVKRSESQEKMACVRVDVSPETPGGCSTTETFL; this is encoded by the exons ACACACCTTCCCAGCGGGTCCAGTTCATCCTGGGTACAGAGGACGATGACCTGGAGCACGTACCCCACGACCTCTTCACCGAGCTGGACGAGCTCTCCTTCAGACATGGCAGTGCCACTGAATGGAAGGAGACTGCCAG GTGGTTGAAGTTTGAAGAGGATGTGGAAGACGGCGGGGAGAGGTGGAGTAAGCCCTATGTGGCTACGTTGTCACTACACAGCTTATTTGAACTGCGGAGCTGCATACTCAACGGCACAGTCATGCTGGATATGAGGGCCAACAGTATCGAGGAAATTGCGG ACATGCTGATAGACAGCATGGTGGCATCGGGCCAGCTGAAAGAAGATTTGCGCTACAACGTCCGGGAAGCCATGCTGAAGAAGCACCACCACCAGAACGAGAGAAAACTCAGCAATCGCATCCCTCTGGTGCGCTCCATCGCTGACATAGGCAAGAAACATTCTGACCCGCTCTTGCTTGAACGAAACG GACCACTGGTGTCTCCGAACTCTCTCCCGAACAACCTGGATGGCAACAAGGCCGTGGAGAGGAGACCTTCCAAA GTGGACATGAATTTCATGAAAAAGATTCCTCCGGGTGCCGAAGCTTCCAACGTCCTGGTGGGAGAAGTGGACTTCCTGGAGAAGCCCATAATTGCTTTTGTACGACTGTCCCCTGCTGTCCTCATCACAGGCCTCACAGAGGTGCCGGTGCCCACGAG gTTTCTTTTCCTGCTTTTGGGTCCTCATGGCAAAGGGCCACAGTACCATGAGATTGGCCGATCCATGGCCACACTCATGACGGATGAG ATTTTCCACGATGTGGCATACAAGGCCAAAGACCGAACGGATCTCCTCTCGGGGATAGATGAGTTCCTTGATCAAGTGACTGTCCTGCCTCCTGGAGAATGGGACCCCACAATCCGGATTGAGCCCCCCAAGAACGTCCCATCTCAG atgaagaggaagagaccGTCCCAACCAAACGGCAATGCGTCTCCATCTGGAGagcaggaaaaggaggaggaccACGCTGGACCTGAGCTGCAGAGGACCGGAAG GATATTTGGAGGTCTGGTCCTGGACGTCAAGCGGAAGTTACCGTTCTACTGGAGCGACATCAGAGACTCCCTCAGTCTGCAGTGTCTGGCCTCCGTCCTGTTCCTCTACTGCGCCTGCATGTCCCCTGTCATCACATTTGGAGGTCTGCTCGGGGAGGCAACAAAAGGCAACATA AGTGCCATAGAGTCTCTGTTTGGGGCCTCACTGACGGGAGTGGCGTACTCCCTGTTTGCAGGCCAGCCCCTCACTATTCTTGGCAGCACGGGCCCCGTTTTAGTGTTTGAGAAGATCCTCTTCAAGTTCTGCAA GGACTATGGCCTGTCCTACCTGTCGCTGCGGACCAGCATTGGTCTGTGGACAGCCTTCATGTGTCTGGTCCTGGTGGCCACAGATGCCAGCTCCCTTGTCTGCTACATCACCCGCTTCACAGAGGAGGCCTTCGCTGCTCTCAtctgcatcatcttcatctaCGAGGCTCTGGAGAAGCTCTTCCACCTGGGAGAACACTACCCTATCAACATGCACAGCAACTTGGACAACCTTACCCTGTACTC GTGTCAGTGCTCAGCCCCGGTGAACGCCTCGGAGGAGCTCATGCAGAAGTGGAACAGCACCGGATACAGCTCAGACTCTATCCAATGGAGCAGCCTCAATGTGTCG ATGTGTAAGACGCTCCATGGGGAGTTTGTGGGTGATGCCTGCGGTCATCAGGGGCCCTACATCCCAGATGTTCTCTTCTGGtccatcatcctcttcttcaccaCCTTCTGCCTGTCCTCCTTCCTTAAGCAGTTCAAGACGGAGAGATATTTTCCCACACTG GTGCGATCCACTATCAGCGACTTCGCTGTGTTTATAACCATCATGGTCATGGTGTTGGTGGACTATCTGATGGGGATCCCTTCTCCTAAACTGAATGTCCCTGACCGCTTTGAG CCAACTTCAAAGAACAGAGGCTGGCTGATGGACCCGTTAGGAGTAAATCCCTGGTGGACGCTGCTGGTGGCGGCGCTTCCTGCCTTGCTCTGCACCATCCTCATCTTTATGGACCAGCAGATCACTGCAGTCATCATCAACCGCAAGGAGCACAAGCTCAAG AAAGGCTGTGGCTATCACCTGGATTTGCTGATAGTGGCAATAATGCTGGGTGTGTGCTCCATTATGGGCCTGCCGTGGTTCGTGGCTGCCACCgtcctctccatctcccacGTTAACAGCCTGAAGGTGGAGTCTGGCTGCTCCGCCCCTGGAGAGCAGCCCAAGTTTCTGGGCATCCGGGAGCAGCGGGTCACTGGATTCATGATCTTCGTCCTCATGGGCTGTTCTGTTTTTATGACATCGGTGCTCAAG tttattcctATGCCAGTCCTCTATGGAGTCTTTCTCTACATGGGTGTCTCCTCCCTCAAAGGCATTCAA TTCTTTGACAGAATCAAGCTGTTCGGCATGCCTGCCAAGCACCAGCCCGATCTGATCTACCTGCGCTACGTGCCGCTGTGGAAGGTCCATGTCTTCACTCTGGTGCAGCTCACCTGTTTGGTGCTGCTCTGGGTCATAAAGGCCTCCGCAGCAGCCGTCGTATTTCCCATGATG GTTCTGGCGCTGGTCTTTATCCGAAAGCTTCTGGACTTTTCCTTCACAAAGAGAGAGCTGAGCTGGCTGGATGACTTGATGCCAgaaagcaagaagaagaaagaggacgacaagaaaaagaaagcacaagaaAAGCTG GCTTCCACTGCTGCTTTCACTCAGGAAGAAGAGGCCAGACTGTacaaagaagaggagagggaactGAAGGTCAACTTTGAAGGCTCAAACCTTCTCAACATCCCAGTGAAAGCACTCTCGGGGAG TTCTGAATCTGACCCCTTGGTTTTAAATATCTCTGATGAAATGGACAAAACGTCAACATGGAAAGCAGTGAACTCGAGTGCAGAGTCATGTGTCCAACCTGTGAAGCGTAGTGAAAG CCAGGAGAAGATGGCCTGCGTTAGAGTCGACGTCAGCCCCGAAACACCAGGAGGGTGCTCCACTACCGAGACCTTCCTGTGA
- the LOC129097260 gene encoding sodium bicarbonate cotransporter 3-like isoform X5: MDEPSEQMRPLLRTGLDEEAIVDHGKSSFTTQTNYEREDLESHRAVYVGVHVPLGREGKRRHRHRGHKHHRKKKERDCEEGKEDGRESPTYDTPSQRVQFILGTEDDDLEHVPHDLFTELDELSFRHGSATEWKETARWLKFEEDVEDGGERWSKPYVATLSLHSLFELRSCILNGTVMLDMRANSIEEIADMLIDSMVASGQLKEDLRYNVREAMLKKHHHQNERKLSNRIPLVRSIADIGKKHSDPLLLERNGPLVSPNSLPNNLDGNKAVERRPSKVGVSRESSSVDFSKVDMNFMKKIPPGAEASNVLVGEVDFLEKPIIAFVRLSPAVLITGLTEVPVPTRFLFLLLGPHGKGPQYHEIGRSMATLMTDEIFHDVAYKAKDRTDLLSGIDEFLDQVTVLPPGEWDPTIRIEPPKNVPSQMKRKRPSQPNGNASPSGEQEKEEDHAGPELQRTGRIFGGLVLDVKRKLPFYWSDIRDSLSLQCLASVLFLYCACMSPVITFGGLLGEATKGNISAIESLFGASLTGVAYSLFAGQPLTILGSTGPVLVFEKILFKFCKDYGLSYLSLRTSIGLWTAFMCLVLVATDASSLVCYITRFTEEAFAALICIIFIYEALEKLFHLGEHYPINMHSNLDNLTLYSCQCSAPVNASEELMQKWNSTGYSSDSIQWSSLNVSMCKTLHGEFVGDACGHQGPYIPDVLFWSIILFFTTFCLSSFLKQFKTERYFPTLVRSTISDFAVFITIMVMVLVDYLMGIPSPKLNVPDRFEPTSKNRGWLMDPLGVNPWWTLLVAALPALLCTILIFMDQQITAVIINRKEHKLKKGCGYHLDLLIVAIMLGVCSIMGLPWFVAATVLSISHVNSLKVESGCSAPGEQPKFLGIREQRVTGFMIFVLMGCSVFMTSVLKFIPMPVLYGVFLYMGVSSLKGIQFFDRIKLFGMPAKHQPDLIYLRYVPLWKVHVFTLVQLTCLVLLWVIKASAAAVVFPMMVLALVFIRKLLDFSFTKRELSWLDDLMPESKKKKEDDKKKKAQEKLASTAAFTQEEEARLYKEEERELKVNFEGSNLLNIPVKALSGSQEKMACVRVDVSPETPGGCSTTETFL; the protein is encoded by the exons ACACACCTTCCCAGCGGGTCCAGTTCATCCTGGGTACAGAGGACGATGACCTGGAGCACGTACCCCACGACCTCTTCACCGAGCTGGACGAGCTCTCCTTCAGACATGGCAGTGCCACTGAATGGAAGGAGACTGCCAG GTGGTTGAAGTTTGAAGAGGATGTGGAAGACGGCGGGGAGAGGTGGAGTAAGCCCTATGTGGCTACGTTGTCACTACACAGCTTATTTGAACTGCGGAGCTGCATACTCAACGGCACAGTCATGCTGGATATGAGGGCCAACAGTATCGAGGAAATTGCGG ACATGCTGATAGACAGCATGGTGGCATCGGGCCAGCTGAAAGAAGATTTGCGCTACAACGTCCGGGAAGCCATGCTGAAGAAGCACCACCACCAGAACGAGAGAAAACTCAGCAATCGCATCCCTCTGGTGCGCTCCATCGCTGACATAGGCAAGAAACATTCTGACCCGCTCTTGCTTGAACGAAACG GACCACTGGTGTCTCCGAACTCTCTCCCGAACAACCTGGATGGCAACAAGGCCGTGGAGAGGAGACCTTCCAAAGTAGGGGTCAGTAGAGAAAGCAGCAGTGTCGACTTCAGCAAG GTGGACATGAATTTCATGAAAAAGATTCCTCCGGGTGCCGAAGCTTCCAACGTCCTGGTGGGAGAAGTGGACTTCCTGGAGAAGCCCATAATTGCTTTTGTACGACTGTCCCCTGCTGTCCTCATCACAGGCCTCACAGAGGTGCCGGTGCCCACGAG gTTTCTTTTCCTGCTTTTGGGTCCTCATGGCAAAGGGCCACAGTACCATGAGATTGGCCGATCCATGGCCACACTCATGACGGATGAG ATTTTCCACGATGTGGCATACAAGGCCAAAGACCGAACGGATCTCCTCTCGGGGATAGATGAGTTCCTTGATCAAGTGACTGTCCTGCCTCCTGGAGAATGGGACCCCACAATCCGGATTGAGCCCCCCAAGAACGTCCCATCTCAG atgaagaggaagagaccGTCCCAACCAAACGGCAATGCGTCTCCATCTGGAGagcaggaaaaggaggaggaccACGCTGGACCTGAGCTGCAGAGGACCGGAAG GATATTTGGAGGTCTGGTCCTGGACGTCAAGCGGAAGTTACCGTTCTACTGGAGCGACATCAGAGACTCCCTCAGTCTGCAGTGTCTGGCCTCCGTCCTGTTCCTCTACTGCGCCTGCATGTCCCCTGTCATCACATTTGGAGGTCTGCTCGGGGAGGCAACAAAAGGCAACATA AGTGCCATAGAGTCTCTGTTTGGGGCCTCACTGACGGGAGTGGCGTACTCCCTGTTTGCAGGCCAGCCCCTCACTATTCTTGGCAGCACGGGCCCCGTTTTAGTGTTTGAGAAGATCCTCTTCAAGTTCTGCAA GGACTATGGCCTGTCCTACCTGTCGCTGCGGACCAGCATTGGTCTGTGGACAGCCTTCATGTGTCTGGTCCTGGTGGCCACAGATGCCAGCTCCCTTGTCTGCTACATCACCCGCTTCACAGAGGAGGCCTTCGCTGCTCTCAtctgcatcatcttcatctaCGAGGCTCTGGAGAAGCTCTTCCACCTGGGAGAACACTACCCTATCAACATGCACAGCAACTTGGACAACCTTACCCTGTACTC GTGTCAGTGCTCAGCCCCGGTGAACGCCTCGGAGGAGCTCATGCAGAAGTGGAACAGCACCGGATACAGCTCAGACTCTATCCAATGGAGCAGCCTCAATGTGTCG ATGTGTAAGACGCTCCATGGGGAGTTTGTGGGTGATGCCTGCGGTCATCAGGGGCCCTACATCCCAGATGTTCTCTTCTGGtccatcatcctcttcttcaccaCCTTCTGCCTGTCCTCCTTCCTTAAGCAGTTCAAGACGGAGAGATATTTTCCCACACTG GTGCGATCCACTATCAGCGACTTCGCTGTGTTTATAACCATCATGGTCATGGTGTTGGTGGACTATCTGATGGGGATCCCTTCTCCTAAACTGAATGTCCCTGACCGCTTTGAG CCAACTTCAAAGAACAGAGGCTGGCTGATGGACCCGTTAGGAGTAAATCCCTGGTGGACGCTGCTGGTGGCGGCGCTTCCTGCCTTGCTCTGCACCATCCTCATCTTTATGGACCAGCAGATCACTGCAGTCATCATCAACCGCAAGGAGCACAAGCTCAAG AAAGGCTGTGGCTATCACCTGGATTTGCTGATAGTGGCAATAATGCTGGGTGTGTGCTCCATTATGGGCCTGCCGTGGTTCGTGGCTGCCACCgtcctctccatctcccacGTTAACAGCCTGAAGGTGGAGTCTGGCTGCTCCGCCCCTGGAGAGCAGCCCAAGTTTCTGGGCATCCGGGAGCAGCGGGTCACTGGATTCATGATCTTCGTCCTCATGGGCTGTTCTGTTTTTATGACATCGGTGCTCAAG tttattcctATGCCAGTCCTCTATGGAGTCTTTCTCTACATGGGTGTCTCCTCCCTCAAAGGCATTCAA TTCTTTGACAGAATCAAGCTGTTCGGCATGCCTGCCAAGCACCAGCCCGATCTGATCTACCTGCGCTACGTGCCGCTGTGGAAGGTCCATGTCTTCACTCTGGTGCAGCTCACCTGTTTGGTGCTGCTCTGGGTCATAAAGGCCTCCGCAGCAGCCGTCGTATTTCCCATGATG GTTCTGGCGCTGGTCTTTATCCGAAAGCTTCTGGACTTTTCCTTCACAAAGAGAGAGCTGAGCTGGCTGGATGACTTGATGCCAgaaagcaagaagaagaaagaggacgacaagaaaaagaaagcacaagaaAAGCTG GCTTCCACTGCTGCTTTCACTCAGGAAGAAGAGGCCAGACTGTacaaagaagaggagagggaactGAAGGTCAACTTTGAAGGCTCAAACCTTCTCAACATCCCAGTGAAAGCACTCTCGGGGAG CCAGGAGAAGATGGCCTGCGTTAGAGTCGACGTCAGCCCCGAAACACCAGGAGGGTGCTCCACTACCGAGACCTTCCTGTGA